ATGAAGGGCTCGAACGAGACCGTGTAGAACTGGAACACCGTCCGGTTCACGTAGAGCAGCCACGGCAGGTACCCTGCCGCGACGCCCATCAGGACGAAGGCGTACTCCCACCGGCGGCGCAGGATCCAGAGCACCAGCAGCGCCACGGTCGCGATGACGGCCGCGTACCAGATGAACGGGTTCGCGATGCCGGTGATGGCCTCCCCGCAGCGGGTCGCCGTGCAGCCGTCCTGGCCGGCGTTCGTGCCGACGTAGTACATCGACGTGGGCCGCTGCATGAGCAGCCAGAGCAGTGGGTTCGCCTGGTACGAGTGCGGGGTGTGCAGGCCGATGTTGAAGCCGTAGATCTCGGACTGGTAGTGCCACCAGTTCTGCAGGCTGTCCGGCACCCACGACAGCACGCCGGTCCAGCGCTGCCCGCCCGTGGCGATCCAGTCGCGGTCCCAGCCGTCCTTCGACACGAACCACCCGGTCCACGACGCGACGTAGGTGACCGCGGCGATCGGCACCGTGAGCAGGAACGACGCCGGTCCCTGTTGCAGCCAGGCGCTCGAGGACCAGAACTCGATGCCGGCCCGCTTCCGCAGCATCATGTCGGTCAGGACGGAGTACACCGCGAAGAACGCGAGGAAGTACATGCCGGACCACTTCGTCGCGGTCGCGAGTCCGAGCGCCACCCCCATCGCGATCAGCCACGGACGCCACCAGAGCACCGGTCCCCAGAGCGTGTCGCGGCCGGCTGCCGTGCGCCGGGCGACCCAGGCGTCGAGCCGCTTGGACGTCCAGCGACGGTCGAGCAGCAGTGCGCCGAAGCCGAGCACCACGAAGAACGTCAGGATCCCGTCGAGCAGGCTCACACGGGACAGCACGATCGCCTGCCCATCGATCGCGAGCAGGAAGCCGGCGAGGGTGCCGACCAGTGTCGAGCGGAAGAGCGACCGGGCGATGACCGCCGTGAGGAACACGGTCGCGATGCCGAGTACCGCCACGGCGAACCGCCAGCCGAACGAGTTGTCCGCGCCGAACAGGAGCATCCCGAGGCCGATGAGGTACTTGCCGAGCGGCGGGTGCGCGATGAACTCTGCAGCGCTGGTGAACAGCGAGGTCTCACCGGACGCGAACCGCTGGTCCGTCGTCGGCTGGGAGCTGTCGGCGGGGTTGCCCGGCCAGGTGCCCTCGTACCCGAGGTGCACGATCGACCAGCCGTCCTTGACGTAGTACGTCTCGTCGAACACGAGCGAGTGCGGGTGTCCGAGGGCGACGAGCCGCAGCACCGCGGCCAGCAGCGTGACGGCCAGGGGCCCGGCCCAGCGCCAGACGGCGACGCGCCTGGCGGTGGAGAGCGTGCGCCCCCACCAGTCGTCGAGACGGGAGCCGACCGGCCCGTCGGGGACGGCGGTGCGGTCGTCGGTCAGCTCGCTGGTCATCGAGAGAGCATCCTACGGACCGACGCCATGTCTCCGCTGTCGCGCTCAGGCGACCACAATGGTCCCGTGATCGTGCTCGCAGCAACGCCCATCGGCAACCTCGGAGACGCCTCCCGGAGGTTGGTCGAGACCCTCTCGAACGCGAGTGTGGTCGCCGCCGAGGACACCCGCACCGCGATCCACCTCATGCGGGCGCTCGGCATCGAGAACCGCCCGCGCCTCATCGCCCTGCACGAGCACAACGAACGGGCGAAGGCGGCCGAGGTCGTCGAGCTCGCGCGGGACGAGGACGTCGTCGTCCTCACCGACGCCGGCATGCCCGCGATCAGCGACCCGGGCTTCCCCCTCGTCGAGGCCGCCGCGGCCGCCGGGGTCACGGTCACCGCGCTGCCGGGCCCCTCGGCGGTGCTCATGGCGCTCGCCGTGTCGGGGCTGCCGACCGACCGCTTCAGCTTCGAGGGGTTCCCGACGCGGAAGGGCGGGGAACGTCGGCGGCTCTTCGCGTCGCTCGCCGGGGAGCAGCGGACGATGGTGTTCTTCGAGTCGCCGCACCGGTTGGGTGACACGCTCGCGGACATGGCCGCGGGCTTCGGGGACGACCGGCGCGCGGTCGTCTGCCGCGAGCTCACGAAGCTGCACGAGGAGGTCCGGCGCGGGTCCCTCGCGGAGCTCGCGGCGTGGGCAGCCGACGGGGTACGCGGCGAGATCTGCGTGGTCGTCGAGGGGTCGACCGGTGCGCTCGACGACACGACGATCGAGGACGGGGTCCGGCTCGTGCTGGAGCGGGTGGCCGCCGGGTCGCGCATGAAGGAGGCGGCCGCGGCCGTCGCCGACGCGACGGGGCTGTCGAAGCGCGACCTCTACGAGGGCGCGCTGGCGGCGCGGTAGACGCGAGCGTCACCGGACTGGAGGCGCGGCTCCGGACGCGCACCGCGCCTCCCGTCCGGTTCTCCACAGGTGGCGCGCGGGGCGCGTCATGCGGCTCCCGCCCGCCCGTAGGATGGTCCGCATGTCCGACGGGTCCTCGTTCAGCATCACCACGCCGATCTTCTACGTGAACGACGTGCCCCACATCGGGCACGCCTACACCGAGGTGGCCGCGGACGTCCTCGCGCGCTGGCACCGGCAGCGCGGCGACGACACGTGGCTGCTCACCGGCACCGACGAACACGGGCAGAAGATCCTGCGGACGGCCTCGGCCAACGACGTCACGCCCAAGGAATGGGCCGACCGGCTCGTGACCGAGGCGTGGAAGCCGCTCCTCGACACCGTCGACGTGGCGAACGACGACTTCATCCGCACCACGGACGAGCGCCACGAGCGCGGTGTGACGGCGTTCCTGCAGAAGCTGTACGACGACGGCTACATCTACGCGGGCGAGTTCGAGGGCTTCTACTGCGTGGGCTGCGAGGAGTACAAGCAGCCGAGCGACCTCGTCCCCGGCACCGGTGCGTACGAGGGGCAGCAGGTCTGCGCGATCCACTCGATCCCGGTCGAGGTGCTGTCCGAGCGCAACTACTTCTTCCGCATGTCCGACTTCGAGCAGCGCCTGCTCGACCTGTACGAGTCGAACCCGCTGTTCATCCAGCCGGAGAGCGTCCGCAACGAGATCATCTCGTTCGTCAAGCAGGGTCTGCGCGACCTGTCGATCTCGCGGTCGAGCTTCGACTGGGGCATCCAGATCCCGTGGGACCACGACCACGTCCTCTACGTGTGGTTCGACGCCCTGCTCAACTACGTCACGGCGCTCGGGTACGGCACCGACGACGACGAGGCCTTCCAGCGCCTCTGGCCGAGCGTGCACATCGTCGGCAAGGACATCGCACGGTTCCACGCGGTGATCTGGCCGGCGATGCTCATGGCCGCCGGGCTGCCCCTCCCCGAGCGCGTGTTCGGCCACGGCTGGCTGCTCGTCGGCGGCGAGAAGATGTCGAAGTCGAAGCTGACCGGCATCGCGCCGTCGGAGATCACCGACACGTTCGGGTCCGACGCCTTCCGCTACTACTTCCTCCGCGCCATCACCTTCGGGCAGGACGGCAACTTCAGCTGGGAGGACATCTCCGCCCGCTACCAGGCCGAGCTCGCGAACGGCTTCGGCAACCTCGCCTCCCGCCTCGTCGCGATGCTGCAGAAGTACTTCGACGGTGCGGTGC
The sequence above is a segment of the Curtobacterium sp. BH-2-1-1 genome. Coding sequences within it:
- the rsmI gene encoding 16S rRNA (cytidine(1402)-2'-O)-methyltransferase, whose protein sequence is MIVLAATPIGNLGDASRRLVETLSNASVVAAEDTRTAIHLMRALGIENRPRLIALHEHNERAKAAEVVELARDEDVVVLTDAGMPAISDPGFPLVEAAAAAGVTVTALPGPSAVLMALAVSGLPTDRFSFEGFPTRKGGERRRLFASLAGEQRTMVFFESPHRLGDTLADMAAGFGDDRRAVVCRELTKLHEEVRRGSLAELAAWAADGVRGEICVVVEGSTGALDDTTIEDGVRLVLERVAAGSRMKEAAAAVADATGLSKRDLYEGALAAR
- the metG gene encoding methionine--tRNA ligase, translated to MSDGSSFSITTPIFYVNDVPHIGHAYTEVAADVLARWHRQRGDDTWLLTGTDEHGQKILRTASANDVTPKEWADRLVTEAWKPLLDTVDVANDDFIRTTDERHERGVTAFLQKLYDDGYIYAGEFEGFYCVGCEEYKQPSDLVPGTGAYEGQQVCAIHSIPVEVLSERNYFFRMSDFEQRLLDLYESNPLFIQPESVRNEIISFVKQGLRDLSISRSSFDWGIQIPWDHDHVLYVWFDALLNYVTALGYGTDDDEAFQRLWPSVHIVGKDIARFHAVIWPAMLMAAGLPLPERVFGHGWLLVGGEKMSKSKLTGIAPSEITDTFGSDAFRYYFLRAITFGQDGNFSWEDISARYQAELANGFGNLASRLVAMLQKYFDGAVPERGSLTSSDEAIDALAVSVTERADAAIAAFAPHEAIAAVWELVDALNGYITEQQPWALAKVDAQRERLGTVLATALRGLGTVAVLLSPVMPKATEKLWASIGAGGSIAEQRVDRAWEWQGASTVVPLESGLFPRIEQSEQGAA
- a CDS encoding dolichyl-phosphate-mannose--protein mannosyltransferase yields the protein MTSELTDDRTAVPDGPVGSRLDDWWGRTLSTARRVAVWRWAGPLAVTLLAAVLRLVALGHPHSLVFDETYYVKDGWSIVHLGYEGTWPGNPADSSQPTTDQRFASGETSLFTSAAEFIAHPPLGKYLIGLGMLLFGADNSFGWRFAVAVLGIATVFLTAVIARSLFRSTLVGTLAGFLLAIDGQAIVLSRVSLLDGILTFFVVLGFGALLLDRRWTSKRLDAWVARRTAAGRDTLWGPVLWWRPWLIAMGVALGLATATKWSGMYFLAFFAVYSVLTDMMLRKRAGIEFWSSSAWLQQGPASFLLTVPIAAVTYVASWTGWFVSKDGWDRDWIATGGQRWTGVLSWVPDSLQNWWHYQSEIYGFNIGLHTPHSYQANPLLWLLMQRPTSMYYVGTNAGQDGCTATRCGEAITGIANPFIWYAAVIATVALLVLWILRRRWEYAFVLMGVAAGYLPWLLYVNRTVFQFYTVSFEPFMVMALAAAIGLVLGSRDDLRPRRTRAVVWVGVYLGVVVLASAYWFPMWTGMQMPWDFVRSHYWVPSWL